A section of the Roseomonas marmotae genome encodes:
- a CDS encoding xanthine dehydrogenase small subunit, which yields MTGSLEFVLNGVARRLPPGTLPGQTLLEWLRGPEAGLTGTKEGCAEGDCGACTVVMEEPDGTRTPLNACLALLGQMHGRSFRTVEGLRGPDGAPHPVQHALAEGDATQCGFCTPGIVMSAWAYPRASEGAEGSVHEALAGNLCRCTGYRPILGAFASIAEASIADDGAAAPPSLPAAGYFAAPGQEFHLPAELPSLLALRAAMPQAWLLAGGTDLGLRVSEQREKPPAILCLSAVPELKRLEAGPEGLRIGAGVTYGRLLRALEAEPDLAPLALLLRRLGSRQIRGMGTLGGNLGTASPIGDALPPLLALGARIALASAARGERMVEAGAFFTGYRQTLLAPDEVIARIDLPRPLPGAIFVCEKLSRRHDQDISTLSAAFLLRIEDGHIAEARLAFGGMAATPARACRTEAALVGAPLEEASFATAAEALEQDFTPLSDWRGSAAYRLAGAAGLVRRLYWRAARPDLPLEVHAL from the coding sequence ATGACCGGAAGCCTCGAATTCGTCCTGAACGGCGTGGCGCGGCGCCTGCCGCCCGGCACCCTGCCCGGGCAGACGCTGCTGGAGTGGCTGCGCGGGCCGGAGGCCGGGCTGACCGGCACCAAGGAAGGCTGCGCCGAGGGCGATTGCGGCGCCTGCACCGTCGTGATGGAGGAGCCGGACGGCACCCGCACGCCGTTGAACGCCTGCCTGGCGCTGCTGGGGCAGATGCATGGCCGCAGCTTCCGCACCGTGGAGGGGCTGCGCGGCCCGGATGGCGCGCCCCACCCGGTGCAGCATGCCCTGGCGGAGGGCGATGCCACGCAATGCGGCTTCTGCACACCGGGCATCGTCATGTCCGCCTGGGCGTATCCGCGTGCCAGCGAGGGCGCGGAAGGCAGCGTGCATGAGGCGCTGGCCGGCAACCTCTGCCGTTGCACCGGTTACCGGCCGATTCTCGGTGCCTTCGCCAGTATCGCGGAAGCCAGTATCGCGGATGACGGCGCCGCCGCCCCGCCCTCCCTGCCAGCGGCCGGGTATTTCGCCGCCCCAGGGCAGGAATTCCACCTGCCCGCCGAACTGCCCTCCCTGCTCGCCCTGCGCGCCGCCATGCCGCAGGCCTGGCTGCTGGCCGGCGGCACCGATCTCGGCCTGCGCGTCTCCGAGCAGCGGGAGAAGCCGCCCGCCATCCTCTGCCTCTCCGCCGTGCCGGAACTGAAGCGGCTGGAGGCGGGGCCGGAGGGGCTGCGGATCGGCGCTGGCGTCACCTATGGCCGCCTGCTGCGCGCACTGGAGGCGGAGCCGGATCTCGCGCCGCTGGCCCTGCTGCTGCGGCGGCTGGGCTCGCGGCAGATCCGGGGCATGGGCACGCTGGGCGGCAATCTCGGCACCGCCTCGCCCATCGGGGATGCGCTGCCGCCGCTGCTGGCGCTGGGCGCGCGCATCGCCCTGGCCTCGGCGGCGCGGGGGGAGCGGATGGTGGAGGCCGGCGCCTTCTTCACCGGCTACCGCCAGACCCTGCTGGCGCCGGATGAGGTCATCGCCCGCATCGACCTGCCGCGCCCCCTACCGGGCGCCATCTTCGTCTGCGAGAAGCTGTCCAGGCGGCACGACCAGGACATCTCGACCCTCTCCGCCGCCTTCCTGCTGCGGATCGAGGACGGCCATATCGCGGAGGCGCGGCTGGCCTTTGGCGGCATGGCCGCCACCCCCGCCCGCGCGTGCCGGACCGAGGCCGCGCTGGTGGGGGCGCCGCTGGAGGAAGCCAGCTTCGCCACCGCCGCCGAGGCACTCGAACAGGATTTCACGCCGCTCTCCGACTGGCGCGGCAGCGCCGCCTACCGGCTGGCTGGCGCGGCGGGGCTGGTGCGGCGGCTCTACTGGCGCGCCGCCCGGCCCGACCTGCCGCTGGAGGTGCATGCGCTATGA
- a CDS encoding PAS domain S-box protein, with translation MTERPGDAILGGGTRGRRRLPVRLHLLILGLTALLPLWMLAGYTAWRAAEAQRASFATDTRDAARNLAFVLEREMVGLRGALTALGSSPALRSGDYATFHDQAMALQSVDGSRIRLTDAAGRVLVDTSQPYREALPQENVPADPRRRETLLSDTLSGVLAPERPDAPHQVALTLEVPRGPGQEPLFLSIGTDPLRLWLGSLQRAALPPGWVALIADAEGRIIAREPYDASALGRQLPAESAVRQALASGRYFGWSRARARDGRDLYTAWHRVGTSPWLVLVGLPAAMPDGVLFRALAPVLVLGGGLLLLFTLGLTFWADRRIASPLARMGRLAAAYGQGAPLPGLRRSGVREIDAVGEALVDAAASREVLEAERLELAARLRTVLESTTDGVLVLDPDWRLLYLNGRARLQLGGKGDATGRVLPDAYPGWAQGAFAHAYRRAMTERKPQRVTAFHVVLGRWISADAYPSAEGLTIFFRDVSAERAAEVALRENESLLKAVLDNVPVGVMVAEAHSGRVILANRRLEEILRRPPNLSRDAASYGGDWEWYHPDGRKVEVSEAPLARTLSTGMPAVGEFHTRRGDGTLCWVRISASAVRDARGRVTSAVAALMDIDAERRAAEQLRESEQRFRTLAETIPQIVWSAQPDGQVDYVNPRLQDFTGLSASLAQKMLPQIVHPEDQRRAERAWRRALHAGESFSAELRLRRADGGWRWCVARALPVRDAAEGQARGQLRRWIGTVTDVTDMVETREALARQVAAHAASREAAVQAAAALAASESRFRRFAEASPDVMWMTDPSGTTREFVSPAFERIWGLPQEAVMAKPELWLQAVHASDRERVLDAWDAARNGGNFDAEYRILRPDGGQRWIRDTGFPILDAQGAISRRGGLARDITSAKAAEARQMLLLGELNHRVKNTLATVHSLAMQTARTTGVDSEALQRFLSDFQARLMALSRGHDLLTARTWRGATLEDAARAALAPWHAMPDHGEGEERLRLSGPAVWLAPKQALGLALALHELATNAAKHGALSRPDGHIHVAWHEEDDGMVELRWLEEGGPPVQAPKRRGFGTRMLERGLPAELGPGSAVVLNYAEAGFSATIRFRPINGPRVEEERA, from the coding sequence ATGACGGAGCGGCCAGGCGACGCTATCCTGGGCGGCGGCACGCGTGGGCGCCGGCGCCTGCCAGTACGTCTGCATCTGCTGATTCTCGGGCTGACGGCGCTGCTGCCGCTCTGGATGCTCGCCGGCTACACCGCCTGGCGCGCGGCCGAGGCGCAGCGCGCCAGCTTCGCCACCGATACGCGTGACGCCGCCCGCAATCTGGCCTTCGTGCTGGAGCGGGAAATGGTGGGGCTGCGCGGGGCGCTGACGGCGCTCGGCAGCTCGCCCGCCCTGCGGTCCGGCGATTATGCCACCTTCCATGACCAGGCCATGGCGCTGCAAAGCGTCGATGGCAGCCGCATCCGCCTGACGGATGCCGCGGGGCGGGTGCTGGTGGATACCAGCCAGCCCTATCGCGAGGCGCTGCCGCAGGAAAATGTGCCTGCCGACCCGCGCCGGCGGGAGACACTCCTCTCCGATACCCTCTCGGGCGTGCTGGCGCCCGAACGCCCGGACGCGCCGCATCAGGTGGCGCTGACGCTGGAGGTGCCGCGCGGCCCGGGGCAGGAGCCTCTTTTCCTCAGCATCGGCACGGACCCGCTGCGGCTCTGGCTGGGTTCCCTGCAACGCGCGGCGCTGCCGCCGGGCTGGGTGGCGCTGATCGCCGATGCCGAGGGCCGCATCATCGCCCGCGAGCCCTATGACGCCAGCGCTCTCGGCCGGCAGTTGCCGGCCGAGAGCGCCGTCCGCCAAGCCCTGGCCAGCGGCCGCTATTTCGGCTGGTCCCGCGCGCGGGCGCGCGACGGGAGGGATTTGTACACCGCTTGGCACCGGGTCGGCACCTCGCCCTGGCTGGTGCTGGTGGGCCTGCCCGCGGCGATGCCGGATGGCGTGCTGTTCCGCGCGCTGGCGCCGGTTCTGGTGCTGGGCGGCGGGCTGCTGCTGCTGTTCACCCTGGGGCTGACCTTCTGGGCGGACCGGCGCATCGCCTCGCCGCTGGCCCGCATGGGCCGGCTGGCCGCCGCCTATGGCCAGGGTGCGCCGCTGCCCGGCCTGCGCCGCTCCGGCGTCCGGGAGATCGATGCGGTGGGCGAGGCGCTGGTCGACGCCGCCGCCAGCCGGGAGGTGCTGGAGGCCGAGCGGCTGGAACTGGCGGCGCGGCTGCGAACGGTGCTGGAGAGCACCACCGACGGGGTGCTGGTGCTCGACCCCGACTGGCGCCTGCTCTACCTCAATGGCCGTGCCCGCCTGCAACTGGGCGGGAAGGGGGATGCGACCGGCCGGGTGCTGCCCGATGCCTATCCCGGCTGGGCCCAGGGCGCCTTCGCCCATGCCTATCGCCGCGCCATGACCGAGCGGAAGCCGCAGCGCGTCACGGCCTTCCATGTCGTGCTGGGCCGCTGGATCTCCGCCGATGCCTATCCCTCGGCCGAGGGGCTGACCATCTTCTTCCGCGACGTCAGCGCGGAGCGCGCGGCGGAGGTGGCGCTGCGGGAGAACGAGTCCCTGCTGAAGGCGGTGCTGGATAATGTGCCCGTCGGCGTGATGGTGGCCGAGGCGCATTCCGGCCGTGTGATCCTGGCCAACCGGCGGCTGGAGGAGATCCTGCGCCGCCCGCCAAACCTCTCGCGCGATGCGGCTTCCTATGGCGGCGACTGGGAATGGTACCATCCCGATGGCCGGAAGGTGGAGGTGTCGGAGGCGCCGCTGGCGCGCACGCTGAGCACGGGCATGCCGGCGGTGGGCGAGTTCCATACCCGGCGGGGCGACGGCACCCTCTGCTGGGTGCGGATCTCCGCCAGCGCCGTGCGGGATGCGCGGGGGCGGGTGACGAGCGCCGTCGCGGCGCTGATGGATATCGATGCCGAGCGGCGCGCCGCCGAGCAACTGCGCGAGAGCGAGCAGCGTTTCCGTACTCTGGCCGAGACGATCCCGCAGATCGTCTGGTCCGCCCAGCCGGATGGACAGGTGGATTACGTCAACCCACGCCTGCAGGACTTCACCGGCCTCTCCGCCAGCCTGGCGCAGAAGATGCTGCCGCAGATCGTGCATCCCGAGGACCAGCGCCGCGCGGAGCGCGCCTGGCGCCGGGCGCTGCATGCGGGCGAGTCTTTCTCGGCGGAACTGCGGTTGCGGCGGGCCGATGGCGGCTGGCGCTGGTGCGTGGCGCGCGCCCTGCCGGTACGCGACGCGGCCGAGGGCCAGGCGCGCGGCCAGCTCCGCCGCTGGATCGGCACCGTGACCGATGTGACGGACATGGTGGAGACGCGGGAGGCCCTGGCGCGGCAGGTCGCGGCCCATGCGGCCTCGCGCGAGGCCGCGGTGCAGGCGGCGGCGGCGCTGGCGGCCTCCGAGAGCCGCTTCCGCCGCTTTGCCGAAGCCAGCCCCGATGTGATGTGGATGACCGATCCCAGCGGCACCACGCGCGAATTCGTCAGCCCGGCCTTCGAGCGGATCTGGGGCCTGCCCCAGGAAGCCGTCATGGCCAAGCCGGAGCTGTGGCTGCAGGCTGTGCATGCCAGTGACCGGGAACGGGTGCTCGATGCCTGGGACGCCGCGCGCAACGGCGGCAATTTCGATGCCGAATACCGCATCCTGCGGCCCGATGGCGGGCAGCGCTGGATCCGTGACACCGGATTCCCGATTCTCGACGCGCAGGGCGCCATCAGCCGGCGTGGCGGGCTGGCGCGCGACATCACCTCCGCCAAGGCTGCTGAGGCACGGCAGATGCTGCTGCTGGGCGAGTTGAATCATCGGGTGAAGAACACCCTGGCCACCGTGCATTCCCTGGCCATGCAGACCGCCCGGACCACCGGCGTCGATTCGGAAGCCCTGCAACGCTTCCTGTCCGACTTCCAGGCGCGGCTGATGGCGCTCTCGCGCGGGCATGATCTACTGACCGCCCGCACCTGGCGCGGCGCGACGCTGGAGGATGCGGCGCGCGCGGCTCTGGCGCCCTGGCATGCCATGCCCGATCATGGGGAAGGGGAGGAACGCCTGCGGCTGAGCGGGCCGGCGGTCTGGCTGGCGCCGAAGCAGGCGCTGGGCCTGGCTCTGGCGCTGCACGAATTGGCGACCAACGCGGCCAAGCATGGCGCATTGAGCCGGCCTGACGGCCATATCCATGTCGCCTGGCACGAAGAGGATGACGGCATGGTCGAGCTGCGATGGCTGGAGGAGGGTGGCCCGCCTGTGCAGGCGCCGAAGCGGCGCGGCTTCGGCACCCGCATGCTGGAGCGGGGCCTGCCGGCGGAGCTGGGGCCTGGTTCCGCCGTGGTGCTGAACTATGCGGAGGCCGGCTTCTCCGCGACGATCCGCTTCCGTCCGATCAACGGGCCGAGGGTGGAGGAGGAGCGGGCGTGA
- the cydC gene encoding thiol reductant ABC exporter subunit CydC, whose translation MLRDLIRVLGLWHSRRGWLVWGGAMAVLAALAGVALLALAGRGVSEGLRTGMLAGAAAGSLILLRPLILLRPAARYLERLVTHAATFRALADTRIWFFRRLAERLPGGLGLRRAGDLLGRLVSDVEALDGLYLRALVPAVAALAVVLASAALLGALDPALAAIVALPLAFALLLPPLLAPGAARAAEGVAEAQGGLRAAAIDPLLGIEDTLAANAEPRAAARLSAAAETLTAAQKRLARRSAWGGAAGTVLAQAALLGALGYGLAGGPGAVGAAVVGLFLALAAAEALSALPRAGIALAAAGAGARRLFEAADTPAPVAEPAIPAAAPAGSALKLEGVHFAWAEDREPVFTGLDLELPEGGRLALLGPSGAGKSTLAALLLKLAAPQQGRILLGGVEIAALPHDVVRARIACLTQDARLFDDSIAANLRMAAPDAPDEALWQALDRAGIGETVRALPEGLETRCGEGGLRFSGGQGRRLALARVLLSPARILILDEPAAGLDPSAERAFLETLESATEGRSVILIAHRLMGVERPTRILRLIAGRAIPAMG comes from the coding sequence ATGCTGCGAGACCTGATCCGCGTCCTTGGCCTCTGGCACAGCCGCCGGGGCTGGCTGGTCTGGGGCGGCGCCATGGCGGTGCTGGCGGCTCTGGCGGGGGTGGCGCTGCTGGCCCTGGCCGGGCGCGGCGTCTCCGAAGGGCTGCGCACGGGCATGCTGGCCGGTGCCGCCGCGGGCTCCCTGATCCTGCTGCGCCCGCTGATCCTGCTGCGGCCGGCTGCGCGGTACCTCGAGCGGCTGGTCACCCATGCCGCCACCTTCCGCGCCCTGGCCGATACCCGCATCTGGTTCTTCCGCCGGCTGGCGGAGCGGCTGCCGGGCGGGCTCGGCCTGCGCCGGGCCGGCGACCTGCTGGGCCGCCTCGTCTCGGATGTCGAGGCGCTGGACGGGCTCTATCTCCGCGCGCTGGTGCCGGCGGTGGCGGCACTGGCCGTCGTGCTGGCCTCCGCCGCGCTGCTGGGCGCGCTGGACCCCGCGCTGGCCGCCATCGTCGCCCTGCCGCTGGCCTTCGCCCTGCTGTTGCCGCCCTTGCTGGCCCCCGGTGCCGCCCGCGCGGCCGAGGGCGTGGCCGAGGCGCAGGGCGGCCTGCGCGCCGCCGCCATCGACCCGCTGCTGGGCATCGAGGATACCCTGGCCGCCAATGCCGAGCCCCGTGCCGCCGCCCGCCTTTCCGCCGCCGCCGAGACACTGACCGCCGCCCAGAAGCGGCTTGCCCGCCGCTCCGCCTGGGGCGGCGCCGCCGGCACGGTGCTGGCGCAGGCGGCGCTGCTGGGCGCGCTGGGCTATGGGCTGGCGGGCGGGCCGGGCGCGGTAGGGGCGGCGGTGGTCGGCCTCTTCCTGGCCCTGGCCGCCGCCGAGGCGCTCTCCGCCCTGCCGCGTGCCGGCATCGCCCTGGCCGCCGCCGGCGCCGGGGCGCGCCGGTTGTTCGAGGCCGCCGATACGCCCGCCCCGGTCGCAGAACCCGCCATCCCCGCCGCCGCGCCCGCAGGTTCCGCGCTGAAGCTGGAAGGCGTGCACTTCGCCTGGGCGGAGGACCGGGAGCCGGTTTTCACCGGACTGGACCTGGAGCTGCCGGAGGGCGGGCGGCTGGCGCTGCTGGGCCCTTCGGGCGCCGGCAAATCCACCCTGGCCGCGCTGCTGCTGAAGCTGGCGGCGCCGCAGCAGGGCCGCATCCTGCTGGGCGGCGTGGAGATCGCGGCCCTGCCGCATGACGTGGTACGCGCCCGAATCGCCTGCCTGACGCAGGATGCCCGGCTCTTCGATGACAGCATCGCCGCCAATCTGCGCATGGCCGCGCCGGATGCGCCGGACGAGGCGCTGTGGCAGGCGCTGGACCGCGCCGGCATCGGGGAGACCGTGCGCGCCCTGCCGGAGGGCCTGGAGACGCGCTGCGGCGAGGGGGGGCTCCGCTTCTCGGGCGGGCAGGGGCGACGGCTGGCCCTGGCACGGGTGCTGCTCTCCCCCGCGCGCATCCTGATCCTGGATGAGCCTGCGGCAGGGCTGGACCCCTCGGCCGAGCGTGCCTTCCTGGAGACGCTGGAAAGCGCCACTGAGGGACGCAGCGTCATCCTGATCGCGCACCGGCTGATGGGGGTGGAGCGGCCGACGCGCATCCTGCGGCTGATTGCCGGACGGGCCATTCCGGCCATGGGATAG
- the serA gene encoding phosphoglycerate dehydrogenase has protein sequence MPNRTDPTAANPLSNQRISLPKDRIRILLLEGVSDTAVSLLASAGYTNIQRETKALEGEALIQALQGVHLLGIRSRTQLTEEALRAADRLIAVGCFCIGTNQVDLAVAKQLGIPVFNAPFSNTRSVAELTMGEIVMLMRRIPDRSRSAHDGGWDKSATNSKEVRGKTLGIVGYGNIGSQLSVLAEAFGMRVIYYDTIPKLGHGNAVAAASLHDLLAASDVVTLHVPETDQTTHLLGAAEIAAMRPGALLINNSRGKVVDLDALAAALKSGHLLGAAADVFPDEPKRNGERFTSPLQGLPNVILTPHIGGSTEEAQERIGEETSRKLSDYSDTGATLGAVNFPEVTLPATARGTRFLHVHHNVPGVLAALNEAFSRYSLNITAQYLQTDPQIGYVVVDAENVAEPDALLATLREVPGTIRARLIYERH, from the coding sequence ATGCCGAACCGTACCGACCCGACTGCCGCCAATCCCCTGTCGAACCAGCGAATCTCGCTGCCGAAGGACCGCATCCGGATTCTGCTGCTGGAAGGCGTCTCGGACACCGCCGTCAGCCTGCTGGCCTCCGCCGGCTATACCAATATCCAGCGGGAGACCAAGGCGCTGGAAGGCGAGGCGCTGATCCAGGCGTTGCAGGGCGTGCATCTGCTGGGCATCCGCTCCCGCACCCAGCTGACGGAGGAGGCGCTGCGCGCGGCGGACCGGCTGATCGCGGTGGGCTGCTTCTGCATCGGCACCAACCAGGTGGACCTGGCCGTCGCCAAACAGCTTGGCATCCCGGTCTTCAATGCGCCCTTCAGCAATACCCGCAGCGTGGCGGAACTGACGATGGGCGAGATCGTCATGCTGATGCGCCGCATCCCCGACCGCTCCCGCTCAGCGCATGACGGGGGCTGGGACAAGTCGGCCACCAACAGCAAGGAGGTGCGGGGCAAGACGCTCGGCATCGTCGGCTACGGCAATATCGGCAGCCAGCTCTCGGTGCTGGCCGAGGCCTTCGGCATGCGGGTCATCTACTACGACACCATCCCGAAGCTGGGCCATGGCAATGCGGTTGCCGCCGCCTCCCTGCACGACCTGCTGGCGGCCTCCGACGTCGTCACTCTGCATGTGCCGGAGACGGACCAGACCACCCACCTGCTCGGCGCCGCCGAGATCGCGGCCATGCGCCCCGGCGCGCTGCTGATCAACAACAGCCGCGGCAAGGTGGTGGATCTCGACGCCCTGGCCGCGGCGCTGAAGTCCGGCCATCTGCTGGGCGCCGCCGCCGATGTCTTCCCCGACGAGCCGAAGCGCAATGGCGAGCGCTTCACCTCCCCGCTTCAGGGCCTGCCCAATGTCATCCTGACGCCGCATATCGGCGGCAGCACGGAGGAGGCGCAGGAGCGCATCGGCGAGGAGACCTCCCGCAAGCTCTCCGACTATTCGGATACCGGCGCCACCCTGGGCGCCGTGAACTTCCCTGAAGTGACCCTGCCCGCCACGGCCCGCGGCACCCGCTTCCTGCATGTCCACCACAACGTGCCGGGCGTGCTGGCCGCGCTGAACGAGGCCTTCAGCCGCTACAGCCTGAACATCACCGCCCAGTATCTGCAGACGGACCCGCAGATCGGCTACGTCGTGGTGGATGCCGAGAATGTGGCGGAGCCCGACGCGCTGCTGGCGACGCTGCGGGAAGTGCCGGGCACCATCCGGGCAAGGCTGATCTACGAGCGGCACTGA
- a CDS encoding response regulator: MGLTMGLNGRRILIVEDEALIAMLVEDALLDAGADVLGPAATVEEALALFASGKPEAAVLDINLAGQLSTPVADRLADSGVPFVVATGYGAAGLPDRHRGVPVLAKPYDPRELVEALEKLCRG, from the coding sequence ATGGGACTTACAATGGGACTGAACGGGCGGCGCATCCTGATCGTCGAGGATGAAGCTCTGATCGCCATGCTGGTGGAGGACGCGCTGCTGGATGCCGGCGCGGATGTGCTGGGCCCGGCGGCCACGGTGGAGGAAGCCCTGGCGCTGTTCGCGAGCGGCAAGCCGGAGGCGGCGGTGCTGGATATCAACCTGGCCGGCCAGCTCTCCACCCCTGTGGCCGACCGGCTGGCCGATAGCGGCGTGCCCTTCGTGGTGGCGACCGGCTATGGTGCCGCCGGGCTGCCGGACCGGCACCGCGGCGTGCCGGTCCTGGCCAAGCCCTACGACCCGCGCGAGCTGGTCGAGGCGCTGGAGAAGCTCTGCCGCGGCTGA
- the cydD gene encoding thiol reductant ABC exporter subunit CydD: MSLPPKAEMARARALLSAAARESRGRLARPVLLGTASITCGIAQAWFIARLLATLLGLGESPWGQAGWPELAAAAALALLSTALTVAQERAQAAAGAAARARLRNHAFAALLAAGPADERPVGERAALVVDRIEALDGYFSRWLPAAILAVAGPLLIAVAVAAADPVSGVILLVAGALVPVAMAVTGIGAALASRRQFDALQALSGRFLDRMRGLPQLVLFRRQEAEAEALSGAATELRRRTMKVLRVAFLSGLSLEAIAAAVLGCLAWRHGHLLVGGHPAPVAALFSILLVPAFFAPLRAFSAAYHERMAANGAAAALAPLLETPPEAGLKLEEIPPSLVVTFEGVGLTYDAARGAALSDLSFRVMPGETLVLAGPSGSGKSSVLRLLMGFRRPDTGRIAFNGRDATALAPAELRRLSAYVGQKAHLFRATIRENIALARPDATPAQVEAAARAARVTDFTADMPEGLDTLVGEGGFGLSGGQAQRVAIARAFLRDAPMVLLDEPTAHLDPGTESDVLDSLRRLCAGRTAIIATHSPALRARFTRVLELEHGRAAAGARMAGE, translated from the coding sequence ATGTCCCTGCCCCCGAAGGCCGAGATGGCCCGGGCGCGCGCCCTGCTGTCGGCCGCGGCACGTGAAAGCCGCGGACGTCTGGCGCGCCCGGTCCTGCTCGGCACTGCCTCGATAACCTGCGGCATTGCCCAGGCCTGGTTCATCGCGCGCCTGCTGGCCACCCTGCTGGGCCTTGGCGAATCCCCTTGGGGCCAGGCCGGCTGGCCGGAACTGGCCGCCGCGGCCGCCCTGGCGCTGCTCTCCACCGCCCTGACGGTGGCGCAGGAGCGTGCCCAGGCCGCCGCCGGCGCCGCCGCCCGCGCCAGGCTGCGCAACCATGCCTTCGCTGCCCTGCTGGCCGCCGGCCCGGCCGATGAGCGCCCGGTCGGCGAGCGCGCCGCCCTGGTGGTGGACCGGATCGAGGCCCTGGACGGCTATTTCTCGCGCTGGCTGCCCGCCGCCATCCTGGCGGTCGCCGGGCCGCTGCTGATCGCCGTGGCGGTGGCGGCGGCGGACCCGGTGAGCGGCGTGATCCTGCTGGTAGCGGGCGCGCTGGTGCCGGTGGCCATGGCCGTCACGGGAATCGGCGCGGCGCTGGCCTCCCGCCGGCAGTTCGACGCGCTGCAGGCGCTCTCCGGCCGCTTCCTTGACCGCATGCGCGGCCTGCCGCAGCTGGTGCTGTTCCGCCGGCAGGAGGCGGAGGCCGAGGCGCTCTCCGGCGCCGCGACCGAATTGCGCCGCCGCACCATGAAGGTGCTGCGCGTCGCCTTCCTCTCCGGCCTCTCGCTGGAGGCCATCGCCGCGGCGGTGCTGGGCTGCCTCGCCTGGCGCCATGGCCACCTGCTGGTGGGCGGGCATCCGGCGCCGGTGGCGGCGCTCTTCTCCATCCTGCTGGTGCCGGCCTTCTTCGCGCCGCTGCGGGCCTTCTCGGCCGCCTATCATGAGCGCATGGCCGCCAATGGCGCCGCCGCCGCCCTGGCGCCGCTGCTGGAGACGCCGCCCGAGGCCGGCCTGAAGCTGGAGGAAATCCCGCCCAGCCTCGTGGTGACCTTCGAGGGCGTGGGCCTGACCTATGACGCCGCGCGCGGCGCCGCGCTTTCCGACCTGTCCTTCCGCGTCATGCCGGGGGAGACGCTGGTGCTGGCCGGCCCCTCCGGTTCCGGCAAATCCTCCGTCCTGCGCCTGCTGATGGGCTTCCGGCGGCCGGATACCGGGCGCATCGCCTTCAATGGCCGCGATGCCACCGCCCTGGCGCCGGCCGAGCTGCGCCGCCTCTCCGCCTATGTCGGCCAGAAGGCGCATCTCTTCCGCGCCACCATCCGCGAGAACATCGCCCTGGCCCGCCCCGATGCGACGCCCGCCCAGGTAGAGGCCGCCGCCCGGGCTGCGCGGGTGACGGATTTCACCGCCGACATGCCCGAGGGCCTGGATACGCTGGTGGGTGAGGGCGGCTTCGGCCTTTCCGGCGGGCAGGCGCAGCGGGTGGCCATCGCCCGCGCCTTCCTGCGCGACGCGCCGATGGTGCTGCTGGACGAGCCCACGGCCCATCTGGACCCCGGCACCGAGTCGGATGTGCTGGACAGCCTGCGCCGGCTCTGCGCCGGGCGCACCGCCATCATCGCCACCCATTCCCCGGCGCTGCGTGCCCGCTTCACGCGGGTGCTGGAGCTGGAGCATGGCCGCGCCGCCGCCGGCGCGCGGATGGCCGGGGAGTAA
- a CDS encoding polysaccharide deacetylase family protein, producing MLPSHGRYAYHPWPQRAEYDWPGGAKLAVYLGLNLEHFAFGEGLGAELAPGANGGGGPQPDVLNYAWRDYGNRVGAWRVLEMLDELSLPATVLLNSAMYDHAPELVAAHRARGDEIAGHGRTNSERQSTLPESDERALIAESTAAIARAEGAPPRGWLSPWVAESRVTPDLLAEAGYRYTLNWCADDQPIWMATRAGRLLAIPYPQEVNDIPAIVARKDGAAQFAEMILADFEERLRQVRDGKPQVMGIALHPYLIGQPYRLRALRQALASIAAAREDVWITTAGAIFDHVAALPEGMVP from the coding sequence ATGCTGCCGAGCCACGGCCGCTATGCCTACCACCCCTGGCCGCAGCGGGCGGAATACGACTGGCCGGGCGGGGCGAAGCTGGCCGTGTATCTCGGCCTCAATCTGGAGCACTTCGCCTTCGGTGAGGGCCTGGGCGCCGAGCTTGCCCCCGGCGCCAATGGCGGCGGCGGACCGCAGCCGGATGTGCTGAACTATGCATGGCGGGACTACGGCAACCGCGTCGGCGCCTGGCGGGTGCTGGAGATGCTGGACGAGCTGTCCCTCCCCGCCACCGTATTGCTGAACAGCGCCATGTATGACCATGCGCCGGAACTGGTGGCGGCGCATCGCGCGCGGGGCGACGAGATCGCCGGCCATGGCCGCACCAACAGCGAGCGCCAGAGCACCCTGCCCGAGTCGGATGAGCGTGCCCTGATCGCCGAATCCACGGCGGCCATCGCCCGGGCCGAGGGCGCGCCGCCACGCGGCTGGCTCTCCCCCTGGGTCGCCGAGAGCCGCGTGACGCCCGACCTGCTGGCCGAGGCCGGCTATCGCTACACCCTCAACTGGTGCGCCGACGACCAGCCGATCTGGATGGCGACGCGGGCGGGGCGGCTGCTGGCCATCCCCTATCCGCAGGAGGTCAACGACATCCCCGCCATCGTCGCCCGCAAGGACGGCGCGGCGCAGTTCGCGGAGATGATCCTGGCGGATTTCGAGGAAAGGCTGCGGCAGGTGCGGGATGGCAAGCCGCAGGTGATGGGCATCGCCCTGCATCCCTACCTGATAGGGCAGCCCTACCGGTTGCGGGCGCTGCGGCAGGCCCTCGCCTCCATCGCGGCGGCGCGGGAAGATGTCTGGATCACCACCGCCGGCGCGATCTTCGACCATGTGGCGGCGCTGCCGGAGGGTATGGTGCCCTGA